A genomic window from Silene latifolia isolate original U9 population chromosome 11, ASM4854445v1, whole genome shotgun sequence includes:
- the LOC141612391 gene encoding transcription factor DIVARICATA-like, with amino-acid sequence MGAIYPTSSMFNPQHNWFFEGGCKSTIWTKEENKKFESALAIFDENTPDRWFKVASILPGKSVVDVMKQYEELIEDVSDIEAGLVPTPGYLTSAFTLDLVDDTRFDHLRKRSNASLSRPSDHERKKGVPWTEDEHRRFLLGLQKQGKGDWRNISRNYVITKTPTQVASHAQKYFLRQNSGVKEKRRPSIHDITTANISESSPPLSDFDQKPNLQKSINIVPKMVLDWRNNNGDAPFMVFNGHGRQNLYSGAYQGAYVRSN; translated from the exons atgggaGCAATATATCCAACATCATCCATGTTCAATCCTCAACACAATTGGTTCTTTGAAGGGGGTTGTAAAAGCACAATATGGACaaaagaagaaaacaagaaaTTCGAAAGCGCGCTCGCAATATTCGACGAAAACACACCAGATAGATGGTTCAAAGTTGCATCAATATTACCAGGGAAATCAGTGGTGGATGTGATGAAACAATATGAAGAGTTGATTGAAGATGTGAGTGATATTGAGGCGGGTTTGGTACCGACTCCTGGGTATCTTACCTCTGCTTTTACACTTGATTTGGTTGATGATACAAGGTTTGATCATCTTAGAAAACGGTCTAATGCTTCTTTGTCTAGGCCTTCTGATCATGAGAGGAAAAAGGGTGTTCCTTGGACTGAAGATGAGCATAG GCGGTTTTTACTTGGTCTgcagaagcaaggaaaaggggaTTGGAGAAATATATCAAGAAATTACGTGATCACGAAAACCCCGACTCAGGTGGCTAGCCATGCTCAAAAGTACTTCCTAAGGCAAAATTCAGGAGTCAAGGAGAAAAGGAGACCTAGCATTCACGATATCACTACTGCTAATATCAGTGAATCTTCACCACCCCTCTCAGATTTTGATCAGAAGCCGAACCTGCAGAAATCGATCAACATTGTGCCTAAGATGGTACTCGATTGGAGGAACAACAACGGTGACGCCCCTTTCATGGTTTTCAACGGCCATGGACGACAAAACTTGTACAGTGGTGCTTACCAAGGCGCTTATGTAAGGTCTAATTAG